A window from Hemibagrus wyckioides isolate EC202008001 linkage group LG19, SWU_Hwy_1.0, whole genome shotgun sequence encodes these proteins:
- the nopchap1 gene encoding uncharacterized protein C12orf45 homolog, translated as MDEKKSNSPKNTSRDLLVCGNGQGIHDKLLLKSKGASSLQTEKVPRSSVLDRLQCFLPQMALANETLRQQMENLPAGHFDIESVEEAEKVIEMDVSVVELEGSDSSEEEESSEEESSDEEIISTETLKLPGNRKRKANIEVLQKEGE; from the exons atggatgaaaagaaaagtaACAGTCCCAAAAATACATCTCGGGATCTTCTGGTCTGCGGGAACGGACAAG GAATTCACGATAAGCTGTTACTGAAATCCAAGGGTGCATCGTCCCTGCAGACAGAAAAGGTCCCGAGAAGCAGCG ttcttGACAGGCTTCAGTGTTTCCTGCCTCAGATGGCTCTGGCTAATGAGACATTAAGGCAACAGATGGAGAATCTTCCCGCAGGTCACTTTGACATCGAGAGTGTTGAGGAAGCAGAGAAAGTCATTGAGATG GATGTTTCTGTGGTGGAGCTGGAGGGCTCAGACAGCAGCGAGGAAGAGGAGTCATCCGAGGAGGAGAGCTCAGATGAAGAGATCATCAGTACAGAAACGCTTAAACTACCTGGCAACCGAAAAAGAAAAGCCAACATTGAAGTGCTGCAAAAAGAAGGAGAATGA